A genomic stretch from Candidatus Thiothrix anitrata includes:
- a CDS encoding LysM peptidoglycan-binding domain-containing protein: protein MRHSSSFFWKALLISTTSAAVLSGCGATPGKSKNDPYDRYYGQPESSAHDTATHADIVVNPAAPRSYVVQKGDTLWGIARKFLNTPWYWPEVWDKNQRIKNPHLIYPGDVLHLEYKHSNGNKLVPRIRIDRQGAGEPISSLTPFMAWPRVLDEATIKNAPYLLASQDNHTLIGSGEKIYIKNLRNTPQGSRCALFTPKKALHDPQTGALLGYEVTYNGYSRVTRVGDPSTAIVVEAIREIRQGDRVFQPIDETAHLNAPIHAPNFKVRADVISLFDAEAVSGTYMIATINKGQRDNIQIGHTLGIYTQGKTVNDPYALRKTREGAMIPVESQLPPEKAANLVIYKVTDKVSYGLILDATREVKTGYKVGNP from the coding sequence ATGAGGCATTCTTCTTCCTTTTTCTGGAAAGCATTATTGATCAGTACCACCTCTGCCGCCGTGTTAAGCGGGTGCGGTGCTACGCCCGGCAAATCCAAAAACGACCCTTACGACCGCTATTACGGGCAACCGGAAAGCAGTGCCCACGATACTGCCACACACGCGGACATCGTGGTTAATCCCGCAGCACCACGCAGTTACGTCGTTCAAAAAGGCGATACATTGTGGGGTATTGCCCGTAAGTTCCTTAACACCCCTTGGTATTGGCCTGAAGTATGGGATAAAAACCAGCGCATCAAAAACCCGCACCTGATTTACCCCGGCGATGTGCTGCACTTGGAATACAAACACAGCAACGGTAACAAACTAGTGCCACGCATTCGCATTGACCGTCAAGGCGCAGGCGAACCCATTTCCAGCCTCACTCCTTTCATGGCATGGCCCCGCGTATTGGATGAGGCCACCATTAAAAATGCGCCGTATTTACTTGCATCCCAAGACAATCACACCTTAATTGGCTCAGGTGAAAAAATTTATATTAAAAACCTGCGCAACACCCCCCAAGGTAGCCGATGCGCATTGTTTACCCCAAAAAAAGCCCTGCATGATCCTCAAACTGGGGCACTATTAGGTTATGAAGTGACCTACAACGGCTATAGCCGCGTTACCCGTGTCGGTGACCCATCCACCGCCATTGTGGTCGAGGCTATTCGGGAAATTCGCCAAGGTGACAGGGTATTCCAACCGATTGATGAAACTGCTCATCTCAATGCACCGATTCACGCACCAAATTTTAAAGTACGTGCTGATGTCATTTCCTTGTTTGATGCTGAAGCGGTGAGTGGAACTTATATGATTGCCACCATCAATAAAGGGCAACGTGACAACATTCAGATTGGCCACACACTTGGCATTTATACACAAGGTAAAACCGTTAACGACCCGTATGCACTACGTAAAACCCGTGAGGGCGCGATGATTCCAGTGGAAAGCCAACTTCCTCCCGAAAAAGCCGCCAATTTAGTGATCTACAAAGTTACTGACAAGGTAAGTTATGGGTTAATCCTTGACGCAACCCGTGAAGTCAAAACGGGCTACAAAGTTGGCAACCCCTAA
- the def gene encoding peptide deformylase, with the protein MAVLTILHHPDARLRRKATPVTEVDSAVQQFVDDMFETMYANQGIGLAATQVNSLRRVVTIDVSENKDERLCLINPEIIHKEGALEHEEGCLSVPDYYDKVTRAERIRVRALNRAGETFELDADGLLAICIQHEIDHLDGKLFVDYLSTLKQQRVRKKMEKWEKEHAGKPPKATAQAAVE; encoded by the coding sequence ATGGCAGTGTTAACTATTTTACATCACCCAGATGCACGTTTACGGCGTAAAGCGACTCCCGTGACCGAGGTAGACTCAGCAGTACAACAATTCGTGGACGATATGTTTGAAACCATGTACGCCAATCAGGGTATCGGTTTGGCGGCAACTCAAGTCAATAGCTTACGGCGCGTGGTTACCATCGACGTTTCTGAGAACAAGGATGAACGCTTGTGTTTGATCAACCCTGAAATTATTCATAAAGAAGGTGCGCTTGAACACGAAGAGGGTTGTTTGTCTGTGCCCGATTACTACGACAAAGTAACCCGTGCGGAACGTATCCGGGTGCGGGCGTTGAATCGTGCTGGCGAAACTTTTGAGTTGGATGCGGATGGGTTGTTGGCGATTTGTATTCAGCATGAGATTGACCATTTGGATGGCAAATTGTTTGTTGATTACTTATCCACCTTGAAGCAGCAACGGGTGCGTAAAAAAATGGAAAAGTGGGAAAAAGAACACGCAGGCAAACCCCCTAAAGCGACGGCACAGGCGGCAGTTGAATGA
- the fmt gene encoding methionyl-tRNA formyltransferase yields the protein MSLRIVYAGTPEFAVPALKALLSSVHEVVAVYCQPDRPAGRGRKLAFGAVKQVAVDAGIPVEQPLSLKPLEAQETLRAYVPDVMVVAAYGLILPQTVLDIPRYGCLNIHGSLLPRWRGAAPIQRAIHAGDVETGVTIMQMAAGLDTGDMLHTVVCPITPQDGGQSIHDQLAKLGASALLETLDVLMAGQLQPQVQDDALANYAHKLQKSEAEIDWTQPAVEIDRMIRAFDAYPTAYTLYHGQPLRFFGAVIPPHPQPFPRKGGREQETIVPGTVIAESKAGIDIATGDGVVRVTSLQLPGGKRLSAAEFLNGRSLLGECF from the coding sequence ATGAGTCTGCGGATTGTTTATGCGGGAACCCCGGAGTTTGCGGTTCCTGCTTTAAAAGCCTTGTTGTCATCCGTGCATGAGGTCGTGGCTGTGTATTGTCAGCCGGATCGTCCGGCGGGTCGTGGACGTAAGTTGGCTTTTGGCGCGGTTAAACAGGTGGCAGTCGATGCCGGGATTCCGGTGGAGCAGCCATTGTCATTAAAACCGTTGGAGGCGCAGGAAACTTTACGTGCGTATGTCCCGGATGTGATGGTGGTGGCGGCGTATGGTTTGATTTTGCCGCAAACTGTCTTGGATATACCGCGTTACGGTTGCTTGAATATTCACGGTTCGTTGTTACCACGTTGGCGTGGGGCTGCACCGATTCAGCGGGCGATTCATGCCGGTGATGTGGAAACCGGCGTTACCATTATGCAGATGGCAGCGGGCTTGGATACCGGCGATATGTTACATACGGTGGTTTGCCCGATCACGCCGCAAGACGGTGGGCAAAGCATTCACGATCAATTGGCGAAACTGGGGGCAAGTGCGCTGCTGGAAACGCTGGATGTGTTAATGGCGGGACAGCTACAGCCGCAAGTGCAAGACGATGCCTTAGCCAATTACGCGCATAAATTGCAAAAAAGCGAAGCGGAAATTGACTGGACACAGCCAGCGGTTGAAATTGACCGGATGATTCGAGCGTTTGATGCGTATCCGACGGCTTACACCTTGTATCACGGGCAACCGTTGCGGTTTTTCGGGGCTGTAATTCCCCCCCATCCCCAGCCCTTCCCCCGCAAGGGGGGAAGGGAGCAAGAAACCATTGTCCCCGGTACGGTCATTGCTGAAAGCAAAGCGGGGATTGATATTGCCACGGGTGACGGGGTAGTGCGAGTGACGAGTTTGCAATTGCCGGGTGGTAAGCGTTTATCAGCGGCGGAATTTCTCAATGGACGTTCATTGTTAGGGGAATGCTTTTGA
- the soxX gene encoding sulfur oxidation c-type cytochrome SoxX, protein MRKLFRTLAMSAAVSVLALSASMSSVYAADDKKADAAKAEAKPAEAKKEMTGKELAFDRGLGNCLACHMIAGGELPGNIGPPLIAMKARFPDKAKLKAQIADARVANPNTIMIPFGPMGILTDAELDRVVDFIHEL, encoded by the coding sequence ATGCGAAAACTATTTCGCACCTTAGCAATGTCAGCAGCGGTTTCCGTTCTGGCTCTGAGTGCAAGCATGTCATCGGTTTATGCAGCCGATGACAAAAAAGCAGATGCTGCGAAAGCGGAAGCTAAACCGGCTGAAGCAAAAAAAGAAATGACAGGCAAAGAATTGGCATTTGACCGTGGGTTAGGCAACTGCTTGGCGTGCCATATGATCGCTGGCGGTGAACTGCCCGGCAACATTGGTCCACCGCTGATTGCGATGAAAGCCCGCTTCCCGGATAAGGCAAAGCTCAAGGCACAAATCGCTGATGCGCGGGTCGCCAATCCCAATACCATCATGATCCCGTTTGGCCCTATGGGAATTCTGACTGATGCGGAATTGGATCGAGTCGTTGACTTTATTCATGAACTATAA
- a CDS encoding sensor histidine kinase, giving the protein MADSLKSRLWQWLPVALIFLLLLATLALLNMATISPSNAAGYGNWHFYLSAFILLLLSLIILGNLVRVFYQWRTHQAGSRFTLRLMSGFLILSLLPVLVVSSFSINLIGERIDRWFSVSVERALDDSIELSEMALNTHNRQHLAELQRLKLAIAGLDRQSLAPLLDQFLLLGAREVFLLDNSHTIVAVALADNSALIPRSPDRSVFQTLKVRDYYAKLEPQGTKVIFSRVAMRVRYGLENEREGILTALFPISEREQSLANSVSSARNEYKELNFQRNVIKDAFRLMIVVIMVLTVLFALWAAFIFSRRLTRPVRTLVEGTLAVAAGDLQKKLPVSEKDDFSLLARSFNTMTKRLSDAQQEREQTRRQLQQEHDYLHVVLEHLSSGVITLDEAGVIRRVNSAAGSILRHPLLAYVGKPLAEVLSNMPALHPFLQVVQPRLAEQGGTEWQSEITLTAESGRQLLVCRGAPLPVDATGQRGSVLVFDDVTDLIQAEHDAAWGEVARRLAHEIKNPLTPIQLSAERLARKLADELGEDSANFLKRMTNTIVQQVDNLKLMVNAFSEYARAPALYLQRVDLNVLVQEVVELYRVNDSKVALKLELDSAVPILKLDMNRIRQLLVNLIKNALEALEENPVVDPSVILRTTYHADTRQVSLCVHDNGSGIPAELLPRLFEPYVTSKHKGTGLGLAIVKKIVEEHAGHLSARNHESGGAMLSIRFSTGSLENHLTSTPKEQG; this is encoded by the coding sequence GTGGCCGATTCCCTGAAAAGCCGGTTGTGGCAATGGTTGCCGGTGGCATTGATTTTTTTGCTGCTGTTGGCGACCTTGGCTTTGTTAAATATGGCGACCATCAGTCCCAGCAATGCGGCTGGTTATGGCAATTGGCACTTTTATTTGAGTGCGTTCATTTTATTGCTGTTAAGCCTAATTATTTTGGGCAATTTGGTGCGGGTATTTTATCAATGGCGCACCCATCAGGCGGGTTCGCGTTTTACCTTGCGTTTGATGAGTGGTTTTTTGATATTGAGTTTATTGCCGGTGCTGGTAGTTTCGTCGTTTTCCATTAATTTGATTGGGGAACGCATTGACCGTTGGTTTTCGGTATCGGTGGAGCGTGCTTTGGATGACTCTATCGAGTTAAGTGAAATGGCTCTGAATACGCATAACCGCCAGCATTTGGCGGAATTACAACGCCTGAAGCTGGCGATTGCGGGTTTGGATCGACAGTCGCTTGCGCCGTTATTGGATCAATTTCTGTTATTGGGGGCGCGTGAGGTGTTTTTATTGGATAACTCGCACACGATAGTGGCGGTGGCCTTGGCGGATAACAGCGCGTTAATTCCGCGCTCGCCGGATCGCAGCGTGTTTCAAACGCTGAAGGTGCGTGATTATTATGCAAAGTTGGAGCCGCAGGGGACAAAGGTTATCTTCTCGCGGGTGGCAATGCGGGTGCGTTATGGCCTTGAGAATGAGCGGGAAGGTATTTTAACCGCATTGTTTCCGATTTCCGAGCGTGAGCAGAGTTTGGCGAATAGTGTGAGCAGTGCGCGTAATGAATACAAAGAGCTGAATTTTCAGCGTAATGTCATTAAAGATGCGTTTCGGTTAATGATTGTGGTGATTATGGTGCTGACGGTGTTATTCGCACTGTGGGCGGCGTTTATTTTCTCACGGCGGTTAACTCGCCCAGTACGTACTTTGGTGGAGGGCACGTTAGCGGTAGCTGCCGGGGATTTGCAAAAGAAATTGCCGGTGTCGGAAAAAGACGATTTCAGTTTGTTGGCACGTTCGTTTAATACCATGACTAAACGCTTGTCGGATGCGCAACAGGAACGCGAACAAACCCGCCGTCAACTTCAACAGGAACACGATTATTTACACGTGGTGCTGGAACATTTGTCTTCCGGGGTTATTACACTGGATGAGGCCGGGGTCATTCGGCGGGTAAATAGCGCGGCGGGTAGTATTTTGCGGCATCCCTTATTGGCGTATGTGGGCAAGCCGTTGGCTGAGGTGTTAAGTAATATGCCTGCGTTACATCCGTTTTTGCAGGTGGTGCAACCGCGTTTGGCAGAGCAAGGCGGAACGGAATGGCAGTCTGAAATTACCTTGACTGCGGAAAGCGGGCGGCAATTGTTGGTATGTCGTGGTGCACCTTTGCCGGTGGATGCTACCGGACAACGTGGTTCGGTGCTGGTGTTTGACGATGTAACCGATTTGATTCAGGCTGAGCATGATGCGGCATGGGGCGAAGTGGCGCGGCGTTTAGCTCATGAAATCAAAAATCCGCTGACCCCGATTCAACTTTCCGCTGAACGGTTGGCGCGTAAATTAGCGGATGAATTGGGCGAGGATTCGGCGAATTTCCTTAAGCGCATGACTAATACCATTGTGCAACAGGTCGATAACCTCAAGTTAATGGTGAATGCTTTCAGTGAGTATGCGCGTGCCCCCGCGTTGTATTTACAGCGCGTTGATTTAAACGTGTTGGTGCAGGAAGTGGTGGAATTGTACCGAGTCAATGATTCTAAAGTGGCACTTAAACTGGAGTTAGATAGTGCGGTTCCGATATTAAAACTCGATATGAACCGCATTCGTCAATTACTGGTGAATTTGATTAAAAACGCTTTAGAAGCGTTGGAAGAAAATCCGGTTGTTGATCCTAGTGTGATTTTACGCACCACTTACCATGCTGACACGCGGCAGGTATCGCTGTGCGTACATGATAACGGCTCCGGTATTCCGGCGGAATTATTGCCGCGTTTGTTTGAGCCGTATGTCACCAGTAAACACAAAGGCACAGGATTGGGTCTAGCGATTGTGAAAAAAATTGTGGAAGAACACGCCGGACATCTAAGTGCCCGTAATCATGAAAGCGGAGGTGCTATGCTTAGTATCAGGTTTTCAACAGGATCACTTGAGAATCACCTCACCTCAACCCCGAAGGAGCAGGGATAA
- a CDS encoding sigma-54-dependent transcriptional regulator: MTAQYIMVVDDEPDIRQLVGEILEDEGYRVVVAENAIKARELHRSRKPDLILLDIWMPGQDGISLLKEWRESEVLCCPVIMMSGHGTIETAVEATKLGAYDFIEKPLSMAKMLLTISNALRVSQLEQENRGLRKQVTTSPDPVGSSQVMQRLREQAKRIAQHDPRVLLYGEPGVGKESFARYIHSRSVRKDRPFIRTALSVSSSAGAVVGKLLFGSEDNGKVQYGLLDEANGGVLYLAEIFELDSDTQVRLLNALKERRFMRSGGSEWVDLDVSLMASSTHDLQDDVGGGKFNEELYYLLNVVPLMIPSLRDHPEDVPELLNHYVDVLTAQDGLPYRHISLSAQNFLRNHTWHGNIRELRNLVQRLLILGTETEVSLEEVEESIGPRIPVFTEALGKIPESLFEMPLRQAREQFEHDYLIYQLKQADGNVSKLADQVKMERTHLYRKMRSLNVDPKKYGLR; the protein is encoded by the coding sequence ATGACAGCACAATACATCATGGTGGTGGATGACGAACCCGACATTCGCCAGCTCGTTGGTGAAATCCTCGAAGACGAGGGTTATCGAGTCGTCGTCGCCGAAAACGCGATTAAAGCGCGTGAATTACACCGCAGCCGCAAACCCGATTTGATCTTGCTCGACATTTGGATGCCGGGGCAGGATGGCATTTCCTTGCTCAAGGAATGGCGCGAAAGCGAAGTTTTGTGTTGCCCGGTGATTATGATGTCAGGGCACGGTACGATTGAAACGGCAGTGGAAGCCACCAAGTTAGGAGCTTACGATTTCATTGAAAAGCCGTTGTCGATGGCGAAAATGTTGCTGACGATTAGTAATGCCTTGCGCGTGAGTCAGTTGGAGCAGGAAAACCGGGGGTTACGCAAACAGGTAACAACCTCACCCGATCCGGTCGGTTCCAGTCAGGTAATGCAACGCTTGCGTGAACAAGCCAAGCGTATTGCCCAGCATGATCCGCGTGTGCTGCTTTACGGTGAACCGGGGGTGGGTAAGGAATCGTTTGCGCGTTACATCCATTCACGCAGTGTGCGTAAAGATCGCCCGTTTATACGTACCGCATTATCGGTGAGTAGTAGTGCCGGAGCCGTTGTCGGCAAACTGTTATTTGGCTCGGAAGATAATGGCAAGGTGCAATACGGTTTGCTTGATGAGGCGAATGGTGGGGTGCTGTATTTAGCAGAAATCTTTGAATTGGACAGCGATACCCAAGTGCGCTTGTTAAATGCCTTGAAAGAGAGGCGTTTTATGCGCAGTGGTGGTAGTGAGTGGGTGGATTTGGATGTGAGCTTAATGGCTTCATCTACCCACGATTTGCAGGATGATGTCGGCGGAGGCAAGTTTAATGAGGAGTTATATTACCTGCTGAATGTAGTCCCGTTGATGATCCCATCGCTGCGTGATCATCCCGAAGATGTCCCGGAATTATTGAATCATTACGTGGATGTGTTAACCGCACAAGATGGTTTGCCTTACCGTCATATTTCGTTGTCAGCGCAAAATTTTCTACGTAATCATACTTGGCACGGCAATATTCGCGAATTGCGTAATCTGGTGCAACGCTTATTGATTTTAGGTACAGAAACCGAAGTGTCGCTGGAAGAGGTGGAGGAGTCCATCGGTCCGCGTATTCCGGTATTTACCGAAGCCCTAGGCAAAATTCCTGAGAGCTTATTTGAAATGCCGTTGCGTCAGGCGCGGGAACAATTTGAACACGATTATTTGATTTACCAATTGAAGCAAGCCGACGGTAATGTCAGTAAATTAGCGGATCAGGTGAAAATGGAGCGTACCCATTTATACCGTAAAATGCGTTCGTTAAACGTTGATCCGAAAAAATACGGCTTGCGATAG
- the trkA gene encoding Trk system potassium transporter TrkA — protein MKILILGAGQVGRSVAEALEHEDNDITIVDTNASALRALREKLDVRVEVGQASYPRVLERAGIEDADLLIAVTNSDEINMVACQVAQTLYRTPKKIARIRSSHYLAKGALFAPHAVPIDVLISPEQLVTEYIFNLISHPGASHVLNFADGTVQMVGVKALHDGPMVGHELREMHEHMPGLKAQVAAIFRKGKAISANDTTSIEVDDELFFIASPKHIRSIISELRKLDKPYKRIILAGGGNIGNRLARLLEDSRYQVKIIEKDPERATKLAERLDKTIVLEGDVADEDLLLEENIENTDVFIAITNDDEANILSSMLAKRLGARRVMCLINRLSYVDLVESNIDIAISPQQITIGSLLTHVRRGDIVAVHALRRGSAEVVETIVHGDYKTSRVVGRRLEEINLPPGASICAVLRDGVLQLVSANLVIAANDHVVVFVTDKRYVPAVEKLFQVGIHFF, from the coding sequence ATGAAAATCCTGATCCTAGGGGCGGGGCAAGTGGGGCGTTCAGTCGCCGAAGCGTTGGAACACGAAGATAACGACATTACCATCGTTGATACTAATGCGTCGGCACTACGGGCGTTGCGTGAAAAGCTTGATGTGCGGGTTGAGGTTGGGCAAGCCTCTTACCCGCGTGTGTTGGAACGCGCAGGGATTGAGGATGCAGATTTATTGATTGCGGTCACAAACAGTGATGAAATCAATATGGTAGCCTGCCAAGTGGCGCAAACTTTGTACCGTACTCCGAAGAAAATTGCTCGTATCCGTTCTTCGCATTATTTGGCCAAGGGGGCATTATTCGCACCCCATGCAGTGCCGATTGATGTGCTAATCAGCCCGGAACAGTTGGTGACGGAATACATTTTTAATCTGATTTCGCATCCCGGCGCGTCGCATGTGTTAAATTTCGCCGATGGTACGGTGCAAATGGTCGGGGTAAAAGCTTTACACGATGGCCCAATGGTCGGGCATGAATTACGCGAAATGCACGAACACATGCCGGGATTGAAAGCGCAGGTCGCTGCGATTTTTCGTAAAGGCAAGGCGATTAGTGCCAATGACACCACCTCGATTGAAGTGGACGATGAGTTATTTTTTATTGCCAGCCCCAAACATATTCGTTCCATTATCAGTGAATTACGTAAACTCGACAAGCCTTATAAGCGCATTATATTAGCCGGAGGTGGTAATATCGGTAATCGTTTAGCACGCTTATTGGAAGATTCGCGTTATCAAGTTAAAATCATTGAAAAAGACCCGGAACGCGCCACTAAATTGGCGGAGCGATTAGATAAAACCATTGTGTTAGAGGGCGATGTTGCTGACGAAGATTTGCTGCTGGAAGAAAATATCGAAAACACCGATGTTTTTATTGCGATTACCAATGATGATGAAGCGAATATTCTGTCGTCGATGTTAGCTAAGCGTTTGGGTGCAAGGCGTGTGATGTGTTTGATTAATCGCCTTAGTTACGTGGATTTGGTGGAAAGTAATATCGACATTGCGATTTCCCCGCAGCAAATTACCATTGGCTCGTTATTAACGCATGTGCGGCGTGGCGATATTGTCGCGGTTCATGCATTACGGCGTGGTTCGGCGGAGGTGGTTGAAACCATTGTCCATGGTGATTATAAAACTTCGCGGGTAGTGGGGCGGCGTTTGGAGGAAATTAACTTGCCGCCGGGAGCAAGTATTTGTGCGGTATTACGTGATGGCGTATTGCAACTTGTGTCTGCCAATTTAGTCATTGCAGCCAATGATCATGTGGTGGTGTTTGTAACTGATAAACGCTATGTACCGGCGGTGGAAAAGTTATTCCAAGTCGGTATTCATTTCTTTTAA
- a CDS encoding DUF4390 domain-containing protein — MINSIKWRWLLSFWLVLWLGTAVAEVMPGVNFRGFAVNEGESPRTLVTQVQLDYQLSQYLRDGLLNGMTLEHSINFGLEWHQSWWWNTRRHLASVKAELKYHPLSKQYQLVRLDTGEDWSFSTLIAALEQMGRLEDYTLPQLPESAFGNDASLVVVARLVPKALHLPLKIQALFSDRAALDSEGVMWPIP; from the coding sequence GTGATCAATAGCATCAAGTGGCGATGGTTATTGAGCTTTTGGCTGGTTTTGTGGTTAGGCACGGCGGTGGCTGAGGTAATGCCGGGGGTTAATTTCCGTGGGTTTGCGGTGAATGAGGGTGAATCGCCGCGCACGCTGGTAACACAGGTGCAATTGGATTATCAGTTGAGCCAATATTTGCGCGATGGCCTGCTTAATGGCATGACCTTGGAGCATTCCATTAATTTTGGTTTGGAGTGGCATCAGTCTTGGTGGTGGAATACCCGGCGGCATTTGGCGAGTGTGAAAGCAGAGTTGAAATATCATCCTTTAAGCAAGCAATATCAGTTGGTGCGCTTGGATACGGGGGAGGATTGGAGTTTTTCTACGTTAATCGCCGCCTTGGAGCAAATGGGGCGTTTGGAGGATTATACATTGCCCCAGTTGCCTGAAAGTGCCTTTGGTAATGATGCGTCGTTGGTGGTGGTGGCGCGTTTGGTACCGAAAGCCTTGCATTTGCCGTTGAAGATTCAGGCATTGTTTTCTGACCGTGCCGCTTTGGATAGCGAAGGAGTGATGTGGCCGATTCCCTGA
- the rsmB gene encoding 16S rRNA (cytosine(967)-C(5))-methyltransferase RsmB: MLLSARATAARVLQHVIYGGDSLTEALQQPLVQAVAATEQPLLRDLCFGSLRWHERLSAVLTQLLAKPLKPADKDLECLLRVGLYQLLYQRTPDHAAVNETVKAVKKLGKGWAEKLVNGVLRRFLREREALLSAADQQETALYAFPAWLLARVQVAWPADWQAILQASNTHAAMTLRVNQRQSTALDYQAQLAAQGLAADTVAGVASALSLHKAVGVELLPGFAQGVVSVQDAAAQLAAFLLDCQPGMRVLDACAAPGGKTGHLLEHTAELQLTALDSSASRLLRVTENLQRLQLCAHSIVADAGELASWWDGQAFERILLDAPCSATGVIRRHPDIKVLRRDADIGVLQQEQARLLRALWQTLKPGGRLLYATCSILPEENSQQVAAFVAEYPDAQVLPLMGLWGRDMDFGRQILPGEMGMDGFYYALLRKQHQE; encoded by the coding sequence ATGCTTTTGAGTGCCCGTGCTACTGCTGCGCGTGTGTTGCAACACGTTATTTACGGTGGGGATTCGCTTACCGAGGCGTTGCAACAGCCCTTGGTGCAAGCGGTTGCAGCAACCGAACAGCCGTTGCTGCGTGATTTGTGTTTTGGCAGTTTGCGTTGGCATGAACGCTTGAGCGCGGTATTAACGCAATTGCTCGCCAAGCCCTTGAAGCCTGCTGATAAAGACTTGGAATGCTTGTTACGGGTTGGTTTGTATCAGTTGCTTTACCAGCGTACCCCCGATCATGCTGCGGTCAATGAAACGGTTAAAGCCGTAAAAAAACTCGGTAAAGGTTGGGCGGAAAAACTGGTTAACGGGGTATTGCGGCGGTTTTTACGCGAACGCGAGGCTTTGTTGAGTGCGGCCGACCAGCAGGAAACGGCGTTGTATGCGTTTCCGGCGTGGCTATTGGCGCGAGTGCAAGTTGCTTGGCCTGCGGATTGGCAAGCCATTTTACAAGCCAGTAATACCCATGCGGCAATGACTTTGCGAGTGAATCAACGCCAATCCACAGCACTTGATTACCAAGCGCAGTTGGCGGCACAAGGGTTGGCTGCGGATACGGTTGCGGGTGTGGCGAGTGCTTTGAGCTTGCACAAGGCAGTGGGCGTGGAATTGTTGCCGGGGTTTGCGCAAGGGGTGGTGTCAGTACAGGATGCGGCGGCGCAATTGGCGGCATTTTTACTGGATTGCCAACCAGGAATGCGAGTATTGGATGCGTGTGCGGCTCCGGGTGGTAAAACCGGGCATTTATTGGAGCATACGGCTGAGTTGCAGCTTACGGCATTGGATAGTAGTGCGTCGCGTTTGTTACGGGTCACTGAAAATCTTCAGCGGTTGCAATTGTGTGCACATAGCATCGTTGCGGATGCGGGTGAATTGGCAAGTTGGTGGGATGGGCAGGCGTTTGAGCGTATTTTGTTGGATGCACCGTGTTCAGCAACCGGGGTGATTCGTCGTCACCCTGACATTAAGGTATTGCGGCGTGATGCGGATATTGGTGTGTTGCAGCAGGAGCAGGCGCGGTTATTGCGGGCGTTGTGGCAAACCTTAAAGCCGGGTGGTCGGTTATTGTATGCAACCTGTTCGATTTTGCCGGAAGAAAACAGCCAGCAAGTGGCGGCGTTTGTAGCTGAATACCCGGATGCTCAGGTGTTGCCGCTGATGGGGTTGTGGGGGCGCGATATGGATTTTGGGCGGCAAATTTTACCGGGGGAAATGGGCATGGATGGTTTTTACTACGCTTTGTTACGTAAGCAACATCAGGAGTGA